The Gracilimonas sp. genome includes a region encoding these proteins:
- a CDS encoding phosphoribosyltransferase family protein translates to MLLTKFKEGVLEVLFPKVCTVCGLKLSTNENFVCTMCLKDKFEEAYRGGKQASSDILLPEGISLQHALWNFDKGGHLQELLHQLKYNRLIGVGEDVGRQLGKSLLGNPLFVNGIRNKKALLLPVPLHKKKRRMRGYNQAFHIAKGVAEVTNLHIVKQETVIRTKNTSTQTGFSLEKRRKNIAGAFEVQNPEAIEDAVCIVIDDVFTTGATTFELASKLKKAGCKEIMIATVAQA, encoded by the coding sequence ATGTTGCTTACAAAATTTAAAGAGGGCGTTTTAGAGGTCTTATTTCCCAAAGTATGTACGGTTTGCGGGCTGAAGCTATCGACGAATGAAAACTTTGTATGTACGATGTGTCTAAAAGATAAATTTGAGGAAGCTTACCGGGGTGGAAAACAAGCTTCAAGCGATATCCTGCTTCCGGAAGGGATCAGCCTTCAGCATGCGCTCTGGAATTTTGACAAAGGCGGGCATTTGCAAGAGCTTTTGCATCAGCTTAAGTATAACCGGTTGATCGGAGTTGGGGAAGATGTGGGTCGCCAGCTTGGTAAAAGCCTGCTTGGTAATCCTCTGTTTGTCAATGGAATCAGGAATAAGAAGGCCTTGCTGCTTCCGGTTCCCCTTCATAAAAAGAAAAGAAGAATGCGGGGTTATAATCAGGCTTTCCATATTGCAAAAGGTGTAGCCGAGGTAACGAATCTTCATATTGTAAAGCAGGAAACGGTCATCCGGACTAAGAATACGAGTACGCAAACCGGGTTTTCTCTCGAAAAGAGAAGGAAGAATATTGCCGGGGCTTTTGAGGTTCAGAATCCCGAAGCCATTGAGGATGCCGTTTGCATTGTGATTGATGACGTGTTCACCACCGGAGCCACTACCTTTGAGCTGGCATCCAAACTGAAGAAAGCCGGTTGTAAAGAAATTATGATAGCTACGGTAGCCCAGGCCTGA
- the acs gene encoding acetate--CoA ligase, giving the protein MWLNIKSFDEYKENFEESKKDRLKFWDHEAGTFYWRKRWDKTQSGSFEDANIKWFEGGKLNITENALDRHLNTIGNKTAFIFEPNHPDSFRRTITYKQLHEDVCRFSNVLESKGVEKGDRVVIYMAMTPELVIAALACARIGAVHSIVFAGFSAQSLSERINDCEAKMLITNDGLRRGDKHVPLKDISDEALESSPSIESVIVCQRTNREIDWKEGRDEWWHNLIRNASREHEAVEMDAEDPLFILYTSGSTGKPKGVVHTCGGYMVYTSYSFRQVFQVGADDIYWCTADAGWITGHSYIIYGPLFNGATGIIFEGTPTYPDAGRLWEVVEKYEVTHFYTAPTAIRALMSYDIDYVKKYDLSSLKVLGTVGEPINEEAWHWYDEHIGGGECPIVDTWWQTETGGIMISPLAGITPTKPGFATLPLPGVFPVLMDEDGNEIEGNDVSGNLCIKHPWPSIARTVYGDHDRYIQTYLSTYKGYYFTGDGCRRDEDGYYRITGRVDDVLNVSGHRLGTAEIENALDEHEKVVETAVVGYPHDIKGQGVFAFMICDEEIKDPEAFKKELNDLVTKIISPIAKPDKIQIVAGLPKTRSGKIMRRILRKIAANDLDNLGDTSTLLDPSVVEDIKKGTAY; this is encoded by the coding sequence ATGTGGCTTAATATAAAATCGTTCGACGAGTACAAAGAGAATTTTGAGGAAAGTAAAAAAGACCGGTTGAAATTCTGGGACCATGAGGCCGGAACGTTCTATTGGCGAAAGCGGTGGGATAAAACCCAAAGCGGAAGTTTTGAAGATGCGAATATTAAGTGGTTTGAAGGTGGTAAGCTGAATATCACTGAAAATGCCTTAGACCGTCACCTGAATACCATTGGCAATAAAACGGCATTTATATTTGAGCCGAATCACCCGGATTCCTTTCGTCGAACCATCACCTATAAACAGCTGCATGAAGATGTATGCCGATTTTCAAATGTGCTGGAGAGCAAAGGGGTTGAAAAAGGGGACCGTGTTGTTATCTACATGGCGATGACCCCGGAGCTTGTAATTGCTGCACTTGCCTGTGCCCGTATTGGTGCTGTACATTCGATCGTATTTGCCGGCTTTTCAGCTCAATCACTGTCAGAGCGAATCAACGATTGCGAGGCGAAGATGCTGATTACCAATGACGGACTTCGCCGTGGCGACAAGCACGTTCCATTGAAAGATATTTCTGATGAGGCGCTGGAAAGCAGCCCTTCTATTGAAAGCGTGATTGTATGCCAGCGCACCAACCGTGAAATTGACTGGAAAGAAGGACGTGATGAATGGTGGCATAACCTGATTCGTAATGCATCCAGAGAACATGAAGCGGTTGAGATGGATGCTGAAGACCCGCTTTTCATTCTATACACATCCGGTTCTACCGGCAAGCCGAAAGGTGTGGTACACACTTGCGGAGGCTATATGGTGTACACCAGTTATTCGTTCCGTCAGGTATTTCAGGTTGGAGCCGATGATATTTACTGGTGTACGGCCGATGCTGGCTGGATTACCGGTCACAGTTATATTATTTACGGCCCTCTTTTTAATGGAGCAACCGGAATTATTTTTGAAGGAACTCCTACTTATCCTGATGCTGGTCGGCTTTGGGAGGTTGTAGAGAAATACGAGGTAACACATTTCTATACGGCACCGACCGCTATTCGGGCGTTGATGTCGTACGATATTGACTATGTGAAGAAGTATGATCTGAGTTCGCTGAAAGTACTTGGCACCGTGGGTGAACCGATTAACGAAGAAGCCTGGCATTGGTATGATGAACATATCGGCGGTGGAGAATGCCCGATCGTAGATACCTGGTGGCAGACCGAAACGGGAGGAATCATGATTTCACCACTGGCCGGAATCACCCCAACCAAACCCGGTTTTGCGACTCTCCCATTGCCCGGAGTTTTCCCGGTGTTAATGGATGAAGACGGAAATGAGATTGAAGGAAATGATGTATCCGGAAACTTGTGTATCAAACACCCATGGCCATCTATAGCCCGAACGGTGTATGGAGATCATGACCGGTATATTCAAACCTATCTGAGTACCTATAAGGGCTATTACTTTACCGGCGATGGTTGCCGCAGGGATGAAGACGGCTATTACCGCATTACCGGAAGGGTGGATGATGTGCTTAATGTTTCCGGCCACCGTCTGGGTACAGCTGAAATTGAAAATGCCCTTGATGAGCATGAGAAGGTAGTGGAAACGGCTGTTGTGGGTTATCCGCACGACATCAAAGGGCAGGGTGTCTTCGCCTTCATGATTTGTGATGAAGAAATCAAGGATCCGGAGGCGTTCAAAAAAGAGCTGAATGATCTGGTTACAAAAATCATCAGTCCCATTGCCAAGCCGGACAAAATCCAGATTGTTGCCGGATTACCGAAAACCCGTTCCGGTAAAATCATGCGCCGCATTCTTCGGAAGATTGCTGCCAATGATCTCGATAATCTTGGAGATACTTCAACGCTGCTGGATCCAAGTGTGGTAGAAGATATCAAGAAAGGCACAGCATATTAA
- a CDS encoding alanine dehydrogenase codes for MDIKPLDTEQIGLKTLEKHLMRSKSEVSLKIGLPKEISFDERRVSLTPGGASILKANGHEIFIEKGAGEDANFPDHEYADAGAEIAYSPDDVFKKSDLILKIAPLTKDEFKLLQPGQALISALHMGSQTEDYLKALTEKSITGIGYEFIRGEDKEFPIVRMMHEITGSMSVQIAAHYLESMSGGQGIMLGGISGVPPATVVILGAGITGEYAARTALGYGAQVFVMDTDLTALRRLENALDRRIITAVANHQYLSTALKFADIIIGAAMAEGERSPCWVTDEMVAGMKAGSVIVDTVIDQGGCVATSRPTTHSNPVYSEHDVIHHCVPNIPANVPRTATYALNNVLVPYILAIGNAGGVKECLWENVALRNGTYSYKKHITKKTLAKMFDMPYREIEMLIASQI; via the coding sequence ATGGACATTAAACCATTGGATACGGAACAGATTGGACTGAAGACGCTGGAGAAACATCTCATGCGTTCCAAAAGTGAAGTTTCCCTGAAAATTGGTTTACCGAAAGAGATCTCTTTTGACGAACGTCGGGTCTCGCTGACTCCCGGTGGTGCTTCCATTTTGAAGGCAAACGGACACGAAATTTTCATCGAAAAGGGAGCTGGTGAGGATGCCAACTTCCCCGATCACGAGTATGCCGATGCCGGAGCTGAAATCGCCTACTCTCCTGATGATGTTTTTAAAAAATCCGATTTAATTCTAAAAATAGCACCGCTCACCAAAGATGAGTTCAAGCTTTTGCAACCCGGACAAGCTTTGATTTCAGCCCTCCACATGGGTAGCCAAACCGAAGATTACCTGAAAGCTCTTACCGAAAAGTCCATAACCGGGATTGGCTACGAGTTTATCCGGGGGGAAGACAAAGAATTTCCCATCGTACGAATGATGCATGAAATTACGGGTTCAATGTCGGTACAAATTGCGGCTCACTACCTGGAGAGCATGAGCGGCGGACAAGGTATTATGTTGGGTGGAATTTCCGGGGTCCCGCCTGCTACTGTGGTTATTTTGGGAGCCGGCATTACCGGCGAATATGCAGCACGAACAGCTCTCGGTTATGGCGCACAGGTTTTTGTAATGGATACTGATTTAACAGCTCTGCGACGGCTTGAAAACGCCCTTGACCGGCGAATCATTACGGCTGTAGCCAATCATCAGTATTTAAGTACCGCCCTGAAATTTGCGGATATTATCATTGGTGCAGCAATGGCCGAAGGTGAACGATCGCCCTGCTGGGTTACTGATGAAATGGTTGCCGGAATGAAGGCCGGAAGTGTAATTGTGGATACAGTTATTGATCAGGGAGGATGTGTAGCTACCAGCCGGCCTACCACTCATTCCAATCCTGTTTATTCTGAGCATGATGTTATTCATCATTGTGTGCCCAACATCCCGGCAAATGTTCCCCGAACAGCTACCTACGCCCTTAATAACGTACTGGTACCATACATTTTAGCGATTGGAAACGCCGGTGGAGTTAAGGAATGTCTGTGGGAAAATGTAGCCCTAAGAAACGGCACTTATTCCTATAAAAAGCATATCACCAAGAAAACTCTGGCCAAAATGTTTGACATGCCGTACCGAGAGATTGAAATGCTTATTGCCTCCCAAATTTGA
- the ligA gene encoding NAD-dependent DNA ligase LigA, which yields MTKKEARERVNELRDLLDQANKAYYKDAQPFMSDKEFDETLKELEQLEKEFELHDPESPTQRVGGEVSSVFETVQHPVPLLSLDNTYNEEELNDFDGRVKKILGHEDYEYMVELKFDGASLRLRYENGELALGATRGDGQQGDDITNNVKTIRDIPLTLKGDYPPVVEVRGEAYMEREAFARMNQHREEQGLPVFANPRNSTAGSLKMQDPKAVSQRPIRFFAFDLLLDEEDDPLTQFRKAELLAEFGLPVSEYYEVFASIDEVHSIIKEWDDLRHQLPYETDGVVIKVNQSHLREELGTTSKFPRWAIAYKFEAEQATTTINDITLQVGRLGTITPVAELEAVELAGTTVKRASLHNEDEIQRKDIRIGDTVVVEKAGEIIPQVISVVNPDREDRSEPFKFPKTCPACNSDLIKYEDEVAWRCVNPTCPPQVRIRIEHFASRDAMDIEGLGESVVDQLVSEGLIKTYADLYDLRKEQIVELDRMAEKSAQNLIDAIEKSKEQPFERVIYALGIRFVGKTVAKDLAKAFNTMEKLQSLSEEELTDVDSIGPRIAESVVDFFSNEKNRAIVQHLGEKGLQFEQEEEQLASNIFEGKKFVLTGSLPTYTRKEATDLIEKHGGKTASSVSGNTDYVLAGESAGSKLDKANQLGVPVLDETKFRELIGE from the coding sequence ATGACTAAGAAAGAAGCCCGGGAACGCGTAAACGAACTTCGTGATCTTCTTGACCAGGCCAACAAAGCCTATTACAAGGATGCTCAGCCTTTTATGAGCGACAAAGAGTTTGATGAAACACTCAAAGAACTCGAACAGCTGGAAAAGGAATTTGAGCTTCACGATCCGGAATCTCCAACACAAAGGGTCGGGGGTGAAGTTTCTTCCGTTTTTGAAACGGTTCAGCATCCGGTCCCACTCCTCAGCTTAGACAATACCTACAACGAGGAAGAACTGAATGATTTTGACGGACGGGTAAAGAAAATACTCGGCCATGAAGATTATGAATATATGGTGGAGCTTAAATTTGATGGCGCCTCACTCCGACTTCGATACGAAAATGGAGAATTAGCCCTTGGTGCAACCCGCGGTGACGGTCAGCAGGGGGATGACATCACCAACAATGTGAAAACTATTCGCGATATCCCTCTTACATTGAAAGGTGACTATCCTCCGGTTGTTGAAGTTCGTGGAGAAGCCTACATGGAGCGCGAAGCTTTCGCACGAATGAATCAGCACCGGGAAGAACAGGGACTCCCTGTTTTTGCCAATCCCAGAAATTCCACCGCCGGATCTTTGAAAATGCAGGATCCCAAAGCCGTCTCCCAGCGCCCCATCCGCTTTTTTGCTTTTGATTTGCTGCTGGATGAAGAAGATGATCCCTTAACTCAGTTCCGTAAAGCTGAACTTTTAGCAGAATTTGGGCTGCCTGTTTCGGAATATTATGAAGTCTTTGCATCTATCGATGAAGTTCATAGCATCATCAAAGAGTGGGATGATTTACGCCATCAGCTTCCTTATGAGACAGACGGCGTGGTAATTAAGGTAAACCAAAGCCATTTACGGGAAGAACTCGGAACGACTTCTAAATTTCCTCGCTGGGCTATCGCTTACAAATTTGAAGCTGAGCAAGCCACCACTACTATTAACGACATTACCCTGCAGGTAGGCCGGTTGGGAACTATCACTCCGGTTGCTGAGCTGGAAGCTGTTGAACTGGCCGGCACTACTGTGAAACGGGCTTCTCTGCATAATGAAGATGAAATTCAGCGAAAAGATATTCGTATAGGCGATACCGTTGTGGTTGAAAAAGCCGGGGAAATTATCCCTCAGGTCATCAGTGTGGTCAATCCGGATCGTGAGGATCGAAGTGAGCCGTTCAAATTTCCGAAAACCTGCCCTGCTTGTAACTCCGATCTCATCAAATACGAAGATGAAGTTGCCTGGCGATGTGTGAACCCCACTTGTCCGCCCCAGGTACGCATCCGCATCGAGCATTTTGCTTCCCGGGATGCCATGGATATAGAAGGACTGGGCGAATCTGTTGTTGATCAGCTGGTTTCTGAAGGACTGATCAAAACCTATGCTGACTTATATGACTTACGGAAAGAGCAGATTGTGGAACTGGATCGTATGGCTGAAAAGAGTGCGCAAAACCTGATAGATGCCATCGAGAAAAGTAAGGAACAGCCCTTTGAGCGTGTTATTTACGCGCTGGGTATTCGCTTTGTCGGGAAAACCGTAGCCAAAGATTTAGCCAAAGCATTTAACACCATGGAGAAGCTGCAGTCACTTAGTGAAGAAGAACTTACCGATGTAGATTCCATCGGACCCAGAATAGCCGAGTCGGTGGTTGACTTCTTCAGCAATGAAAAGAACCGGGCGATTGTACAACATTTGGGCGAGAAAGGCCTTCAGTTTGAACAGGAAGAAGAGCAATTGGCCTCCAACATATTTGAGGGTAAAAAATTTGTGCTTACAGGCTCCCTCCCAACCTATACAAGAAAAGAAGCCACTGACCTCATTGAAAAGCACGGCGGTAAAACAGCCTCTTCGGTCAGTGGAAACACCGATTATGTATTAGCCGGGGAATCAGCCGGAAGCAAACTTGATAAAGCTAATCAACTCGGAGTCCCTGTTTTAGATGAAACCAAATTCCGGGAATTAATCGGAGAGTGA
- a CDS encoding sigma-70 family RNA polymerase sigma factor, producing MAQLRVDYSELVEALQKGNDEKASELLSEVIPRLEDYLQVVMSAEANAAKECVQQAFLDVFEQVRKNNIKNSKYIFSYLIKACRHEYLRYVKRQHKFNYDDEAFNEVYEPEEQFKNLLDKERQRILEECLSELRKKSREFIEYFMDKPDASTDDAVQEFDLSNANVRTRKHRILSRLHHCYKRKSNQ from the coding sequence TTGGCACAACTCAGAGTTGATTATTCAGAATTAGTAGAAGCGCTCCAGAAGGGGAATGATGAAAAAGCCAGTGAGCTTTTATCGGAAGTGATACCCAGGCTTGAGGATTATCTTCAGGTGGTAATGAGTGCTGAAGCAAACGCTGCAAAAGAATGTGTTCAGCAGGCCTTCCTGGATGTGTTTGAACAGGTCCGAAAAAACAACATCAAGAACAGTAAGTATATTTTCAGTTACCTGATCAAAGCCTGCCGGCACGAGTATCTTCGCTATGTGAAGCGGCAGCATAAGTTTAATTATGACGATGAGGCTTTTAATGAAGTGTATGAGCCTGAAGAGCAGTTCAAGAATCTACTGGATAAAGAACGACAGCGTATATTAGAAGAATGCCTGAGCGAGCTTCGTAAAAAATCGCGTGAATTTATCGAGTATTTCATGGATAAGCCCGATGCCAGCACAGATGATGCCGTTCAGGAGTTCGACCTCTCTAATGCTAACGTGCGTACGCGCAAGCACCGAATTCTAAGCCGCCTACACCACTGTTATAAGCGTAAGTCCAATCAATAG
- a CDS encoding helix-turn-helix domain-containing protein, translating to MSLGKDLASIRKSQNLSLEDIQNAIKIPLSTLKSIEDGSIFSDKGKNKTYVRSFVRSYAKVLKIEDDEIVQALDELEEGSYTGSLIGDSTENESESQFDLAPKDTLPSESPDDDKPAFEEMKPKQEPKEPKRTPPPPEEDPINWADMGRKFTTASKDSRVWLMILIFVIVGALGTTGYIFWDDIGSFFQSETAETEQPTTGPSDQNAILPAPVDSTAISENNEPEAGETSTTENEQTSPAEPIELGDTLTISVYAAYGQLEPIRVTSDLNWRTNPFWMEQGESYYFDFSDTLLVRGQYSRLLLMFNGHVIENPRQNYFNSAFNSIMITRDVLDQPRYLAPPPSEFPLSVGPPDSTVYRIRL from the coding sequence ATGTCTCTGGGAAAAGACCTTGCCTCTATACGTAAAAGCCAAAACCTCTCATTAGAGGATATACAAAATGCTATTAAAATTCCTCTTAGCACACTAAAAAGCATTGAGGATGGCAGCATATTTTCTGACAAGGGTAAGAACAAAACCTATGTTCGCAGCTTTGTACGAAGCTATGCCAAGGTTTTGAAAATTGAAGATGATGAAATTGTTCAAGCGCTCGATGAATTGGAAGAAGGCTCCTACACAGGTAGCTTGATTGGAGACTCAACGGAAAACGAATCTGAATCACAGTTCGATTTAGCCCCCAAAGACACCCTCCCTTCTGAAAGCCCTGATGATGACAAACCTGCTTTTGAGGAAATGAAACCCAAACAGGAACCCAAGGAGCCGAAAAGAACTCCACCTCCCCCCGAAGAAGACCCGATCAACTGGGCAGATATGGGCCGTAAGTTTACAACAGCAAGTAAAGACTCCAGGGTTTGGTTGATGATACTGATTTTCGTGATTGTAGGTGCTCTTGGCACAACCGGATATATATTCTGGGATGATATCGGCTCGTTCTTCCAAAGTGAAACCGCAGAAACCGAGCAGCCAACCACCGGACCATCTGATCAAAATGCCATTCTACCAGCCCCGGTAGATTCCACTGCTATCTCAGAGAATAACGAACCGGAAGCAGGTGAAACATCAACTACTGAAAATGAGCAAACATCACCAGCGGAACCCATCGAGCTGGGAGACACGCTCACCATCTCTGTTTATGCTGCCTACGGTCAGCTTGAACCCATTCGTGTGACCAGCGACTTGAACTGGCGTACCAACCCTTTTTGGATGGAGCAAGGTGAGTCATACTATTTTGATTTCAGTGACACTCTGCTTGTTCGCGGTCAGTACAGCCGGTTATTGTTGATGTTCAATGGACATGTAATTGAAAACCCGCGACAGAATTATTTTAATTCCGCGTTCAATTCAATCATGATAACACGGGATGTGCTCGATCAGCCCCGATACCTTGCTCCTCCCCCAAGCGAGTTTCCGCTCAGCGTAGGCCCACCAGATAGCACCGTGTACAGAATCAGATTATAG
- a CDS encoding ligase-associated DNA damage response DEXH box helicase produces the protein MSKGKQIIEHWFEARGWNIFPFQQEVWNAFLNGKQGLLNAPTGSGKSFALFMPNLIKWIDEHPEQFRKKEKNGLKVLWITPLRALAKDIQIALQSSVDEMGIPWEIGRRTGDVSQSVKQKQNRKMPEVLITTPESVHILLAQKNCERHFKNLDTVIVDEWHELLGSKRGIQTELGLSRLKGLRPELQVWGISATIGNLDEAQDVLLGPNQKEAVIIKANVPEKIEAISVLPDEMENFPWYGHLGLKLLPKILPIIDESRSTLIFTNTRAQSEIWFQNLLEARPDLAGAIAIHHGSLDRKVRDWVEASLHEGILKAVVCTSSLDLGVDFSPVETVIQIGSPKGVARFMQRAGRSGHQPGSTSRIYFVPTHALELIEAAALKSAIHSDEMESRDPVLKPYDVLIQYLVTLAVSDGFYPDEIFTEVKDTFAYQTLTEREWNDILQFITVGGKSLSRYNEYSKVEIDEDGFYKVTSRKIARRHRMSIGTIASDAMLRVKYMSGRSLGAVEEWFIAQLNIGDTFWFAGRNLELIKMKDMTVYVRRAKGTSSKVPSYMGGRMSLSSNMTHILRKKMHQAVSGGYDDVELKKLEPLFEIQRDWSVLPDEDQFLIEKSFSREGCHVFFFPFEGRYVHEGMSALIAHRLSKMTPITFSIAMNDYGFELLSDQDIPIEAALENDLFSADNLVEDIMASINSAELAKRRFREICQIAGLVFQGFPGQSKTNKHLQMSSSLFFDVFMEHEPDHLLIQQAFDEVMSIQLDEVRLRKALKKISEQTIVFNLTERFTPYAFPIMVDRLREKLSSEKLTDRIKKMQLQLEKHVK, from the coding sequence ATGAGTAAAGGCAAACAAATTATTGAACACTGGTTTGAAGCCAGGGGCTGGAATATCTTCCCCTTTCAGCAGGAGGTTTGGAATGCCTTTCTTAATGGTAAACAGGGATTACTGAATGCCCCAACCGGAAGTGGTAAGTCCTTTGCCTTGTTTATGCCGAATCTCATCAAATGGATTGATGAACACCCCGAACAGTTCCGCAAGAAAGAGAAAAACGGGCTGAAAGTTTTATGGATAACACCGCTTAGGGCATTAGCTAAAGACATTCAAATAGCTCTTCAAAGCTCGGTTGATGAAATGGGAATTCCCTGGGAAATAGGGCGGCGCACCGGGGATGTGTCTCAATCTGTAAAGCAAAAGCAAAACCGGAAGATGCCGGAAGTTCTCATCACCACTCCGGAAAGCGTACATATCTTACTAGCACAAAAAAACTGCGAACGGCATTTCAAAAATCTGGATACGGTAATTGTAGATGAATGGCATGAATTACTGGGTTCGAAACGAGGTATTCAAACAGAGCTTGGACTATCAAGGCTAAAAGGACTTCGTCCAGAACTACAGGTATGGGGAATTTCAGCTACCATAGGGAACCTTGACGAAGCACAGGATGTGTTGCTGGGACCTAATCAAAAAGAAGCCGTCATCATTAAAGCAAACGTTCCGGAAAAAATCGAGGCCATCTCCGTCCTCCCCGATGAAATGGAAAACTTTCCATGGTACGGTCACCTGGGGTTGAAACTGCTCCCAAAAATTCTCCCGATTATTGATGAAAGCCGCTCCACCCTAATTTTTACCAATACCCGTGCCCAATCGGAAATCTGGTTCCAAAACCTACTGGAAGCCCGCCCTGATTTAGCCGGAGCCATCGCCATTCATCATGGCTCGCTCGACCGCAAGGTAAGGGATTGGGTTGAAGCTTCCCTGCACGAGGGCATTTTAAAAGCGGTCGTTTGCACCTCCAGCCTGGATTTGGGAGTTGATTTCAGCCCTGTTGAAACCGTGATCCAAATCGGAAGTCCCAAAGGAGTAGCACGATTCATGCAGCGAGCCGGTCGCAGCGGGCATCAACCCGGTTCCACCAGCAGAATTTATTTTGTTCCCACCCATGCCCTGGAGTTGATTGAAGCTGCTGCCTTAAAATCGGCCATCCACTCCGATGAAATGGAAAGTCGCGACCCGGTTCTCAAACCCTATGATGTATTGATTCAGTATTTGGTCACTCTTGCTGTTTCAGATGGATTTTATCCCGATGAAATTTTCACGGAAGTAAAAGACACCTTCGCCTATCAAACCCTAACAGAAAGAGAATGGAATGACATCCTGCAATTCATCACCGTGGGTGGTAAATCGCTGAGCAGATATAATGAATACTCAAAAGTAGAGATTGATGAAGACGGATTTTATAAAGTAACCAGCCGGAAGATTGCTCGACGGCACCGAATGAGTATCGGTACCATTGCCAGCGACGCCATGCTGCGGGTAAAATACATGAGCGGAAGATCACTGGGAGCCGTTGAAGAATGGTTTATTGCTCAACTTAATATTGGAGATACCTTTTGGTTTGCAGGCCGTAATCTCGAGCTTATAAAAATGAAGGACATGACTGTCTATGTTCGAAGAGCAAAGGGCACTTCTTCCAAAGTTCCCAGCTATATGGGAGGACGCATGTCTCTTTCTTCTAACATGACCCATATTCTTCGTAAAAAGATGCATCAGGCCGTTTCAGGTGGTTATGATGATGTCGAGCTTAAAAAACTGGAGCCGCTTTTTGAGATTCAGCGGGATTGGTCTGTTTTACCTGATGAAGATCAGTTTCTGATTGAAAAATCTTTTTCTCGTGAAGGGTGCCACGTATTTTTCTTTCCGTTTGAAGGGCGTTATGTGCATGAAGGAATGTCGGCCCTGATTGCCCACCGCCTCTCCAAGATGACTCCCATTACGTTTTCGATTGCCATGAATGATTACGGCTTCGAATTACTTTCCGATCAGGATATTCCCATAGAAGCAGCTTTGGAAAATGACCTGTTTTCTGCAGATAACCTTGTGGAAGATATCATGGCCAGCATCAACAGTGCTGAGTTGGCCAAGCGCAGGTTCAGAGAAATTTGTCAGATAGCAGGCTTAGTATTTCAGGGGTTTCCGGGACAATCCAAAACCAACAAGCATCTTCAAATGTCGAGCAGCCTCTTTTTTGATGTGTTTATGGAACATGAACCCGATCATTTGCTCATTCAACAAGCTTTTGATGAAGTGATGAGCATTCAGCTTGACGAGGTAAGGCTACGCAAAGCCCTGAAAAAGATATCCGAACAGACAATTGTTTTCAATCTTACCGAGCGATTTACTCCTTATGCTTTTCCTATTATGGTAGATCGCCTTAGAGAAAAGCTTAGCTCCGAGAAACTTACAGACCGCATCAAAAAAATGCAGCTGCAATTAGAAAAGCATGTGAAATGA
- the pdeM gene encoding ligase-associated DNA damage response endonuclease PdeM has translation MRFKNAQQLKLKSQTLKLLPQKALFWKEQKMLVVSDVHLGKSGHFRKHGIAVPNSVNESNISRLNELVEKIEPEKIVFLGDLFHSESNNEIEQFKEWRQAHAATEMILTIGNHDLLTGIEYEKMGLNCVNQFHASPFTFLHDESENQDSNSYCISGHIHPAVKLKGKARQHLYVPCFYFGKQAALLPAFGSFTGSYRINPAQNESVFAIVEQEIIQIPVNS, from the coding sequence ATGAGGTTCAAGAACGCACAACAGTTAAAACTTAAAAGCCAAACATTAAAGCTGCTCCCGCAAAAAGCCTTGTTCTGGAAAGAACAAAAAATGCTTGTGGTGTCCGATGTACACCTCGGGAAATCAGGCCATTTCCGTAAACATGGAATCGCGGTACCAAACTCTGTTAATGAGTCCAACATCTCCCGGTTAAATGAACTTGTTGAGAAGATCGAACCTGAAAAAATAGTCTTCCTCGGCGATTTATTTCATAGTGAATCGAACAACGAAATCGAGCAATTCAAAGAATGGAGGCAGGCTCATGCGGCTACGGAAATGATACTTACTATCGGAAACCATGACCTCTTAACCGGTATTGAATATGAAAAGATGGGGTTGAATTGTGTGAACCAATTTCACGCTTCTCCATTTACTTTCCTCCATGATGAATCCGAAAATCAGGACTCGAACTCCTATTGCATATCCGGGCATATTCATCCGGCCGTTAAGCTCAAAGGGAAAGCACGTCAACACCTTTACGTACCCTGCTTTTACTTTGGCAAACAAGCTGCCTTACTCCCTGCTTTTGGAAGTTTTACCGGCAGTTACAGAATTAATCCCGCACAGAATGAATCTGTTTTTGCGATTGTTGAGCAGGAGATAATACAAATACCCGTCAATTCTTAG